One genomic segment of Corynebacterium durum includes these proteins:
- a CDS encoding LCP family protein — MNSRGDDYLSDSHGNPILDRFGRPVRRRSAQSSGNQRGAQRPPRPSRNSAPPPSVEPTRQLDRPTQYIPPQQSAPQQVPGQVGQVNYQPPVQYAGQPPQVPPQQPPRPPKQRRPRRRFRPGCGCFSLVLITVLTLVVVGTLWADSKLNRIDALPDTKAANTAGTNWLLVGSDSRQGLTEDQINTLGTGGDIGAGRTDTIMLLHIPNSGKATLLSIPRDSYVSIPGHGQDKINSAFSIGGPKLLAETVQDATGLRIDHYAEIGFGGFSNMVDAVGGVNMCVKEPINDPLANIDLQEGCQDMSGPTALGYVRTRATAMGDLDRVERQRQFFSTLMDKASSPSTLANPFRLVPLINSTTGSFTVNKSDHVWHLARVAWAMRSGVNTETVPVGGFGDYDVGSVVLWDEPAAEQLFASLR, encoded by the coding sequence ATGAATTCGCGTGGAGACGACTACCTCTCAGACAGCCACGGCAATCCTATCCTTGACCGCTTTGGCCGTCCGGTGCGGCGTCGCTCTGCGCAATCCTCCGGAAACCAGCGCGGAGCCCAACGCCCGCCACGCCCAAGCCGCAACAGTGCACCCCCGCCTTCTGTGGAACCCACCAGGCAGCTGGACCGCCCGACGCAGTACATTCCGCCGCAGCAAAGCGCACCCCAGCAGGTTCCCGGCCAGGTTGGCCAGGTGAACTACCAACCACCGGTGCAGTACGCGGGCCAGCCACCACAGGTTCCACCCCAGCAGCCCCCTCGGCCGCCGAAGCAGCGCAGACCACGTCGCAGATTCCGCCCGGGGTGTGGGTGTTTCAGCCTCGTGCTCATCACGGTGTTGACCCTGGTTGTGGTGGGCACCTTGTGGGCGGATTCCAAGCTGAATCGTATCGACGCCCTGCCGGACACCAAAGCTGCCAACACTGCTGGCACCAACTGGCTGCTGGTCGGCTCGGATTCCCGCCAGGGCCTGACGGAGGATCAGATTAATACCCTCGGCACGGGCGGCGATATTGGCGCTGGCCGCACCGACACGATCATGCTGTTGCACATCCCCAACAGTGGTAAGGCCACGTTGCTGTCTATTCCCCGCGATTCCTATGTGAGCATCCCAGGCCACGGGCAGGACAAGATCAATTCCGCTTTTTCCATCGGCGGCCCGAAATTACTGGCAGAAACGGTGCAGGATGCTACCGGTTTGAGGATTGACCACTACGCCGAGATCGGATTCGGCGGATTTTCCAACATGGTGGACGCCGTGGGTGGCGTAAATATGTGTGTCAAGGAACCCATCAATGATCCGCTGGCCAATATTGACTTGCAGGAAGGCTGCCAGGACATGAGCGGCCCCACCGCCTTGGGCTATGTGCGCACCCGCGCCACCGCTATGGGCGATCTGGATCGTGTGGAACGTCAACGCCAGTTCTTCTCCACGCTGATGGACAAGGCCAGTAGCCCCAGCACCTTGGCCAACCCCTTCCGCCTGGTTCCCCTCATCAACAGCACCACGGGATCCTTTACCGTGAATAAAAGTGATCACGTGTGGCACCTCGCGCGGGTCGCATGGGCGATGCGCAGCGGCGTGAACACCGAAACCGTCCCCGTTGGTGGCTTCGGCGACTACGATGTCGGCAGCGTGGTGCTGTGGGACGAGCCTGCCGCAGAGCAGCTGTTTGCCTCCCTGCGTTAG
- a CDS encoding DUF5926 family protein — MAKKKKNREELPEGMSRRQAKLAARAAERAANERDPRPYAGLAAEAELVALQEFVPSAVAQLTVTGFDQPVNLCTVLPGAVAALVREDNLGGDRYVALQVQSRSQNPGRDLAYALNWLKNASAGESLASTAADGNQPELSSLIDAATTIKPVAHQDFSWWLPEGAVVDENTERSLQAANNSIMPSYPVAADVEGAVWWIDAGDKAHIRWVRSDDEEPLLRALARIGAAGELNLGEDTKFAGVFRTHGIAVPVFDLDPTVAPEEYKAALEALEKKIVAEMGNDAELTSDERRNLDNIKSRQVTIR, encoded by the coding sequence ATGGCTAAAAAGAAGAAAAACAGGGAAGAACTGCCGGAGGGGATGAGTCGCCGCCAGGCGAAGCTGGCCGCGCGCGCCGCCGAACGCGCAGCTAACGAACGCGACCCGCGCCCTTACGCTGGGCTCGCGGCCGAAGCGGAACTCGTTGCACTGCAGGAATTCGTTCCGTCCGCCGTTGCACAGCTGACAGTCACTGGTTTCGATCAGCCTGTCAACCTCTGCACCGTGCTGCCCGGCGCGGTCGCTGCGCTGGTGCGTGAAGACAACCTGGGGGGCGACCGCTACGTTGCACTGCAGGTTCAGAGCCGTTCGCAAAACCCCGGACGCGACCTCGCTTACGCGTTGAACTGGTTGAAAAATGCCTCTGCCGGTGAGAGCCTTGCCTCCACTGCTGCTGACGGCAACCAGCCGGAACTGTCGTCGCTTATCGACGCCGCGACCACCATCAAACCCGTTGCGCACCAGGATTTCAGCTGGTGGCTGCCGGAAGGCGCGGTGGTGGATGAGAACACCGAGCGTTCCCTCCAGGCCGCCAACAACTCCATCATGCCGTCCTATCCCGTCGCCGCTGATGTTGAGGGTGCTGTCTGGTGGATTGACGCCGGGGATAAAGCACACATCCGGTGGGTACGCAGCGACGACGAAGAACCTTTGCTGCGCGCCCTTGCCCGCATCGGCGCGGCCGGGGAGTTGAACCTTGGCGAAGACACCAAGTTCGCTGGTGTTTTCCGCACGCATGGCATTGCCGTGCCTGTGTTTGATCTCGACCCCACAGTTGCTCCAGAGGAATACAAGGCCGCGCTGGAGGCCCTGGAGAAGAAGATTGTTGCTGAGATGGGCAACGATGCGGAACTCACCTCCGACGAGCGCCGCAACCTGGATAACATCAAATCTCGCCAGGTGACCATCCGCTAG
- a CDS encoding glycerophosphodiester phosphodiesterase family protein yields the protein MQTMHTLQIIAHRGASFDYPENTELSFLAAVEQKADGVECDVRLTSCGTMVCIHDPRIDRVSDGTGLVSAMTYEQLTHYNFGTADFPQRPLAYDRLLEIMEAYPDKHLFIEAKHFSRFGRIVEEQLVLRLRYFGMLNRPTVHVISFSPLAMQRMRSIAPNIDRIFLQSPRGKPFKRWGMPGDVGASITEAKNNPRLLPASYMWTVDEPDDMRWARRHGVRYMATNRPSLARQVLGRE from the coding sequence ATGCAGACTATGCACACCCTGCAGATCATTGCTCATCGAGGCGCAAGTTTCGACTATCCAGAAAACACGGAACTTTCTTTCCTCGCCGCTGTGGAGCAGAAAGCCGACGGCGTTGAATGTGATGTACGCCTAACCAGCTGCGGGACGATGGTCTGCATCCACGATCCACGCATTGACCGCGTGTCCGACGGAACGGGTCTGGTGTCAGCCATGACCTACGAACAGCTGACACACTACAACTTCGGCACCGCAGACTTTCCGCAGCGGCCCCTGGCCTACGACCGTCTTCTGGAAATCATGGAGGCGTACCCCGATAAGCACCTTTTTATTGAGGCAAAACATTTTTCACGGTTCGGGCGCATCGTGGAGGAGCAACTGGTGCTGCGGCTGCGCTACTTCGGCATGTTGAACCGGCCGACGGTACACGTCATTTCCTTCTCACCCTTGGCCATGCAACGCATGCGATCCATCGCCCCGAATATAGATCGAATTTTCCTACAAAGCCCACGTGGCAAGCCGTTTAAGCGGTGGGGGATGCCTGGGGACGTCGGGGCGTCGATAACCGAGGCGAAGAACAATCCAAGACTGCTTCCAGCGAGCTACATGTGGACCGTTGACGAACCCGACGATATGCGCTGGGCCCGCAGGCATGGCGTGCGCTACATGGCCACGAACCGACCGTCCTTGGCGCGGCAGGTGCTGGGGCGCGAGTAG
- a CDS encoding L-lactate dehydrogenase: MKVSVGNKVVLIGAGDVGLAYSYALINQGVCDHLAIIDIDEKKLEGNVMDLNHGVVWAPSRTKVTKGTYEDCADAALVVICAGAAQKPGETRLQLVDKNMHIMKSIVDQVMASGFDGIFLVASNPVDILSYAVWKYSGLPAHRIIGSGTVLDSARFRYMMGELYEVAPTSVHAYIIGEHGDTELPVLSSATIAGVSMRKKLEKDPELESRLEKVFEETRDAAYTIIDAKGSTSYGIGMGLARITRAVLQNQDVALPVCCLLRGEYGEENIFIGTPAVIHRKGVRRAIELEITEHEMDRFKKSVKTLREIQENFFPAEENPAPAADE; this comes from the coding sequence ATGAAGGTTAGTGTCGGAAATAAGGTTGTGCTCATCGGTGCCGGGGATGTTGGACTGGCCTACTCATACGCACTGATCAACCAGGGGGTGTGTGACCACCTGGCCATCATCGACATCGACGAAAAGAAGCTTGAAGGCAACGTCATGGACCTCAACCATGGTGTCGTCTGGGCTCCCTCCCGCACCAAGGTCACCAAAGGCACCTACGAAGACTGCGCTGATGCCGCACTCGTGGTCATCTGCGCAGGCGCAGCCCAAAAACCCGGCGAAACCCGCCTGCAGCTGGTGGACAAGAACATGCACATCATGAAGTCCATCGTGGACCAGGTGATGGCCAGCGGTTTCGATGGCATTTTCCTTGTTGCCTCCAACCCCGTGGATATCCTTTCCTACGCCGTGTGGAAGTACTCGGGTCTGCCCGCTCACCGCATCATCGGCTCCGGCACCGTCCTTGACTCCGCTCGCTTCCGCTACATGATGGGCGAACTCTACGAAGTGGCCCCCACCTCCGTCCACGCTTACATCATCGGCGAGCACGGCGACACGGAACTCCCGGTCCTATCTAGCGCCACCATCGCTGGTGTGTCCATGCGCAAGAAGCTGGAGAAGGATCCCGAGCTGGAAAGCCGCCTAGAAAAAGTCTTTGAAGAAACCCGCGATGCCGCCTACACCATTATCGACGCCAAGGGCTCAACCTCCTATGGCATCGGCATGGGTCTTGCCCGCATCACCCGTGCGGTGCTGCAAAACCAGGACGTTGCGCTGCCGGTGTGCTGTCTGCTGCGCGGCGAATACGGCGAAGAGAACATCTTCATTGGCACCCCCGCCGTTATCCACCGCAAGGGTGTACGGCGCGCCATTGAGCTGGAAATCACCGAGCACGAAATGGATCGCTTTAAGAAGTCGGTGAAGACCCTCCGCGAGATCCAAGAAAACTTCTTCCCCGCTGAGGAGAACCCCGCCCCGGCCGCAGACGAGTGA
- a CDS encoding phosphatase PAP2 family protein, whose amino-acid sequence MLFPLSAPRCRLLTIGTIIGGAILMLAASITITYGASTHSPWVIRMDHWALNHALAARSPRTGMAVTWFTNLGSTPWSAPIATTFALYTAWRWRDATPIFLMAGATALSTTVTRLLKLTFERIRPLHEVAVPPFEHTFSFPSGHTLNAVVIAGVMVYLLCQHTRSAGLRTLISGCGIAYALLMGISRVFLAHHWLSDVLAGWCIGSLCLAASIVVERATAYIRQGRLHDRESSSPPDKYSRNPLRP is encoded by the coding sequence GTGCTTTTCCCCTTGTCGGCCCCCAGGTGCAGGCTGCTCACCATTGGCACCATCATCGGTGGAGCCATCCTCATGCTGGCCGCGAGCATCACTATCACTTACGGTGCCAGCACTCATAGTCCATGGGTGATTCGCATGGATCACTGGGCGCTGAACCATGCCCTTGCCGCACGCAGCCCACGCACCGGCATGGCGGTCACCTGGTTCACCAACCTAGGAAGCACCCCCTGGTCAGCACCAATAGCCACGACGTTTGCTCTGTACACGGCATGGCGATGGCGCGATGCCACACCCATTTTCCTGATGGCAGGAGCCACCGCGCTATCCACAACAGTGACCCGCCTACTCAAGCTCACGTTCGAACGCATCCGACCGCTTCACGAGGTCGCAGTACCGCCCTTCGAGCACACCTTTTCTTTCCCCAGCGGACACACTCTCAACGCTGTGGTGATCGCCGGGGTCATGGTCTACCTCCTATGCCAGCACACTCGCTCGGCTGGGCTGCGTACGCTGATCAGTGGCTGCGGCATCGCATACGCACTGCTCATGGGCATCTCGCGCGTGTTCCTGGCGCACCATTGGTTAAGCGATGTCCTTGCCGGATGGTGTATAGGCTCGCTGTGCCTCGCGGCGTCGATAGTTGTGGAGCGGGCGACAGCATATATTCGGCAGGGTAGGCTCCATGATCGTGAAAGCAGCAGCCCGCCCGACAAGTATTCGCGCAATCCTCTTCGACCTTGA
- a CDS encoding HAD family hydrolase has translation MIVKAAARPTSIRAILFDLDDTLIDHTSAAHNAATAWARELGLPGDQTDRWFAIERQYFSAYERGECTHQQQRRNRVRDFLGDFSLDDAATDALFAHFLTLYEQHWRAFPDAAPALTRALEAGLQVGILTNGATELQQRKLKRTGLDISGVQLLTSTDLGAAKPNPECYERALAVMGITAHETIMVGDSFPNDVEGARAVGITAFHLVRGHSSDDLYSLPSLDLLPF, from the coding sequence ATGATCGTGAAAGCAGCAGCCCGCCCGACAAGTATTCGCGCAATCCTCTTCGACCTTGATGACACCCTCATTGACCACACCAGCGCCGCCCACAACGCAGCCACCGCGTGGGCCCGTGAGTTAGGGTTGCCGGGCGACCAGACAGACCGGTGGTTCGCCATTGAACGGCAGTATTTCTCCGCCTATGAACGCGGCGAGTGCACCCACCAGCAGCAACGCCGCAACCGCGTGCGGGACTTCCTGGGCGATTTTTCGCTTGACGACGCCGCGACTGACGCATTGTTCGCTCACTTCCTCACCCTGTACGAGCAGCACTGGCGCGCATTCCCCGATGCCGCGCCCGCGCTAACACGTGCCCTCGAAGCCGGATTGCAGGTAGGCATCCTGACCAACGGAGCCACGGAACTGCAACAACGTAAACTAAAGCGCACCGGGCTTGATATTTCAGGAGTGCAGCTGTTGACCTCCACGGACCTGGGTGCCGCCAAGCCGAACCCGGAGTGCTACGAACGCGCACTTGCAGTCATGGGGATTACCGCGCACGAGACCATCATGGTCGGGGATTCTTTTCCCAATGACGTTGAAGGTGCCCGCGCAGTGGGCATAACTGCGTTTCATCTAGTACGGGGCCACAGCTCGGATGACTTGTACTCACTCCCCTCGCTTGATTTGTTGCCTTTTTAG
- a CDS encoding NADPH-dependent FMN reductase — translation MKIGIVVGSIREGRVGDSIGAWVAEHAAQHEGVTAQIVDLADFDLPFFTGVTPPSMLNKEYDNAAAQAFSAAIDDCDAFIFVTPEYNGSVPGAFKNAIDHIAPEWKNKPVGFVGYSYHGGLGAIKHWRDIMQILGSRPMDAQVSLTLGSDVEDGAVKESVQTLTDLETMLTQLTEAQG, via the coding sequence ATGAAAATTGGTATTGTTGTTGGAAGTATTCGTGAGGGGCGCGTTGGCGACAGCATCGGCGCGTGGGTTGCCGAGCACGCTGCACAGCATGAGGGCGTGACCGCCCAGATTGTAGACCTCGCAGATTTTGATCTTCCCTTTTTCACTGGCGTTACGCCACCAAGCATGCTGAACAAGGAATACGATAACGCTGCTGCACAGGCATTCAGCGCAGCCATTGACGACTGCGACGCTTTCATCTTTGTCACCCCCGAGTACAACGGTTCCGTGCCTGGCGCGTTCAAGAACGCCATTGACCACATCGCGCCCGAATGGAAGAACAAGCCTGTTGGGTTCGTGGGCTACTCGTACCACGGCGGCCTGGGTGCCATCAAGCACTGGCGAGACATCATGCAGATTCTCGGATCCCGCCCGATGGATGCACAGGTGTCCCTCACGCTGGGCAGCGACGTTGAAGACGGCGCAGTGAAAGAATCCGTCCAGACGCTGACAGACCTGGAAACCATGCTCACCCAGCTCACCGAAGCACAGGGCTAA
- the msrA gene encoding peptide-methionine (S)-S-oxide reductase MsrA has translation MGWLFTPQPTMVSKEEALVGGRHPVLEHPEHHTVLGTPITGPWRDGQRSVLIGIGCFWGAEKMLWQLDGVDSTSVGYAGGFTPNPTYREVCTGRTGHTEVVNVVYNPEVISLDSIVTTALEAHDPTQGYRQGNDVGTQYRSAFYTVGDTAGDDAAFIQQRLNDYAPRLAEHGFGPITTEVMPLADTPAGEYYLAEDYHQQYLDKNPGGYCPHHSTGVACG, from the coding sequence ATGGGATGGCTGTTCACGCCACAACCAACGATGGTGAGCAAAGAGGAGGCCCTTGTCGGCGGGCGGCACCCAGTCCTGGAACATCCCGAACACCACACCGTGTTGGGCACTCCTATCACTGGTCCATGGCGTGATGGGCAGCGCAGCGTGCTCATTGGTATCGGATGCTTCTGGGGTGCCGAAAAGATGTTGTGGCAGCTCGACGGCGTGGACTCCACGTCCGTGGGCTATGCCGGCGGGTTCACACCCAACCCCACCTACCGCGAAGTGTGCACCGGACGTACCGGACACACCGAGGTGGTGAACGTGGTGTACAACCCCGAGGTGATCAGCCTGGACAGCATCGTCACCACGGCCCTGGAAGCCCACGACCCCACCCAGGGTTACCGTCAAGGAAATGACGTAGGCACGCAGTATCGCTCTGCCTTTTATACGGTCGGGGATACTGCAGGTGACGACGCCGCGTTCATCCAGCAACGCCTCAATGATTACGCGCCCCGACTTGCCGAGCATGGCTTTGGCCCGATCACCACAGAGGTGATGCCTCTTGCTGACACCCCGGCGGGCGAGTACTACCTGGCGGAGGATTACCACCAGCAGTACCTAGACAAAAACCCCGGTGGGTACTGCCCCCATCATTCCACCGGGGTTGCTTGCGGCTAG